Proteins encoded together in one Gemmatimonadota bacterium window:
- a CDS encoding sulfatase, translated as MAKTRRRRKKHPNIVLLGVDSLLADHMSCYGYHRQTTPHIDRFAEGGALFEKTYSAHIPTTSAYASMLTGLDAFGTQVVALRHKGGLREDVQTLPEILREQGYATTSVGFAGNPSSRGFDKYLEYPSWGSWNEGRSPKAQSLNDVAIPELDRLARRRGPFFLFLRHMDPHAPYLPPAPYERMFYHGDECDPKNRSMDPVKAFKPFCDFFAQWMPPGITDKDYVIAQYDGAVAYMDACIQTIFNALEAHGIMDETIVILNGDHGETLYDHECWFDHHGLYDVTLHVPLIIRYPGRIPAGGRVSGYNQHKDLVPTILDLAEIDTGIDFDGDSLMSLVDGTVPSFDSDFYITECTWMRKHGWRTPQWKLMVALEPDFHFKPPVELYNLVEDPDENNNLADELPDVVNLLKRRMRNWISKRVKETGKRNPMLTQGDWHGHEGVGAFKSSQQAYDTMHIGDPNQAASLQARSR; from the coding sequence ATGGCAAAGACGCGCCGGCGACGCAAGAAGCATCCCAATATCGTACTGTTGGGCGTGGATTCCCTTCTAGCCGATCACATGAGCTGTTACGGCTACCACCGACAGACCACGCCCCACATCGACCGTTTTGCCGAGGGCGGCGCGTTGTTCGAGAAGACGTACAGCGCCCATATCCCCACGACCAGCGCCTATGCGTCCATGCTGACCGGCCTGGACGCCTTCGGCACCCAGGTGGTGGCCCTGCGGCACAAGGGCGGCTTGCGGGAGGACGTGCAGACGCTGCCCGAAATTCTGCGGGAACAAGGATATGCAACCACATCCGTCGGCTTCGCCGGGAACCCGTCGTCCCGCGGTTTCGACAAGTACCTCGAGTATCCGAGCTGGGGAAGCTGGAACGAAGGGCGCAGTCCCAAGGCGCAGAGTCTGAACGACGTAGCCATCCCGGAACTGGACCGGCTCGCCAGGCGGCGCGGTCCTTTCTTTCTGTTCCTTCGCCACATGGATCCTCACGCGCCGTACCTGCCGCCGGCGCCCTACGAGCGCATGTTCTATCACGGCGACGAGTGCGACCCGAAGAACCGGTCCATGGATCCGGTCAAGGCGTTCAAGCCCTTCTGCGATTTCTTCGCCCAGTGGATGCCACCCGGCATCACCGACAAGGACTACGTGATCGCCCAGTACGACGGCGCGGTGGCGTACATGGACGCCTGCATCCAGACGATCTTCAACGCCCTCGAGGCCCACGGCATCATGGACGAGACGATCGTGATCCTCAACGGCGACCACGGCGAGACGCTCTACGACCACGAATGCTGGTTCGACCACCACGGTCTCTACGACGTGACGCTCCACGTCCCGCTCATCATCCGGTATCCGGGAAGGATCCCCGCAGGCGGCCGCGTCAGTGGGTACAACCAGCACAAGGACCTCGTGCCCACCATCCTGGACCTGGCGGAAATCGACACGGGGATCGACTTCGACGGCGACAGCCTGATGTCCCTGGTCGACGGTACGGTGCCTTCCTTCGACAGCGATTTCTACATCACCGAGTGCACCTGGATGCGCAAGCACGGCTGGCGAACGCCCCAGTGGAAGCTGATGGTGGCCCTGGAACCGGATTTCCACTTCAAGCCGCCGGTCGAGCTGTACAACCTGGTGGAGGATCCGGATGAGAACAATAACCTGGCCGATGAGCTGCCGGACGTGGTAAACCTGCTCAAGCGGCGCATGAGGAACTGGATCAGCAAGCGGGTGAAGGAGACCGGGAAACGCAATCCCATGCTGACCCAGGGGGACTGGCACGGCCACGAGGGAGTGGGGGCCTTCAAGTCCTCGCAGCAAGCTTACGACACGATGCATATCGGCGATCCCAACCAGGCCGCGAGCCTGCAGGCCCGCAGCCGGTAA
- a CDS encoding NUDIX domain-containing protein → MTVIEGERNRFHGVEVDSGALPDNPDGFRERLDLSIRTWKGEDLQVAWFKVPLDRAFLIPALVDAGSVFHHSTTDYLMLTLRLAKDAFVPLYATHYIGAGGVVINEKNELLVVCERFRGGRAPYYKLPGGALQPEEHLAEGVVREVFEETGVPTRFDGLVCFRHWHGYRYDKSDIYFVCRLKPLHQIIEMQATEIEECFWMPVETYMGSENVSQFNKLIVKAAVENQGLKETWVDGYGDPERYEFFMPE, encoded by the coding sequence ATGACCGTCATCGAGGGGGAGCGCAACCGATTCCACGGCGTGGAAGTCGACTCAGGCGCCCTGCCGGACAACCCGGACGGATTCAGGGAGCGCCTGGACCTTTCGATACGGACGTGGAAGGGAGAGGATCTCCAGGTCGCCTGGTTCAAAGTCCCGCTGGACCGCGCATTTCTCATTCCCGCGCTGGTGGACGCGGGAAGCGTGTTCCATCACAGTACCACCGATTACCTGATGTTGACGCTCCGCCTGGCGAAAGACGCCTTCGTACCGCTGTACGCGACCCATTACATCGGCGCCGGCGGCGTGGTGATCAACGAGAAGAACGAACTGCTCGTGGTCTGCGAGCGATTTCGCGGGGGACGCGCGCCGTACTACAAGCTGCCTGGCGGCGCGCTGCAGCCAGAGGAGCACCTGGCCGAGGGCGTCGTCCGGGAAGTGTTCGAGGAAACGGGCGTGCCGACCCGCTTCGACGGCCTGGTCTGCTTTCGCCATTGGCACGGCTACCGGTACGACAAGTCGGACATCTACTTCGTCTGCCGGTTAAAGCCGCTCCACCAGATCATTGAGATGCAGGCCACGGAGATCGAAGAGTGTTTCTGGATGCCCGTGGAGACCTACATGGGTTCGGAGAACGTCAGCCAGTTCAACAAGCTCATCGTCAAGGCCGCCGTGGAGAACCAGGGCCTGAAGGAAACGTGGGTCGACGGTTACGGAGATCCGGAAAGGTACGAGTTCTTCATGCCGGAGTAG
- a CDS encoding M3 family oligoendopeptidase, producing MDWDLAAYFPAFDGPEMRRFKADLRDDLDALLTDASGTAALNPGNLEVWERIVLSFEDTVTRLRHLGSYVSCITSADANNEDYAAEEGALSLLDARLSKILVELQRGFKSPAGEVFETFISRPALRDARYRITRIREQSRHTMSTEEEHLASDLGVDGIEAWGRLYDRISGKLTFEMAYPDGRREQVPMSQRRALMEHPDRRVRRAAFEGGNEAWTSIETVPAAALNAIGGTRLTLYRHRGMDHILDKALFQAAISRETLDAMFEAVFAEIDVARDILAYKAHLMGGDTLGWYDLSAPLTVEHQYEPSWEDARVLVHRAFAAGYPALADYTNETFEQKWIDWSPRPGKRPGAFCTGSPLTKESRVYMTYNDSMGDVLTLAHELGHAFHGHLMRGERTLNRAYPMTLAESASTFGEMLLMRGLLEEPGVSAETRAYLLNLEASDGATYLMDIPVRFEFEKAFHEERADGEVGVSRLKEMMVDTQRRVLGDVLDPEGGDPYFWASKLHFYITDTTFYNFPYTFGYLLSRGLFAQYEKEGPDFLPRYEQYLKLTGSDTAENVVRKTIGIELTEPEFWSDAIRGLEGVLDQLKVSVAESRAVLN from the coding sequence ATGGATTGGGATCTGGCTGCTTACTTTCCCGCATTCGACGGACCGGAGATGCGCCGTTTCAAGGCCGATCTCCGGGACGATCTGGACGCTTTGCTGACCGATGCCTCGGGCACGGCCGCCCTGAATCCCGGCAACCTGGAAGTATGGGAGCGCATCGTCCTGTCCTTCGAAGACACCGTCACCCGGTTGCGGCACCTGGGCTCCTACGTTTCCTGCATAACCTCCGCGGACGCGAACAATGAGGATTACGCCGCGGAGGAAGGGGCATTGAGCCTGCTGGACGCCCGGCTGTCCAAGATCCTCGTGGAACTTCAGCGGGGGTTCAAGTCCCCTGCCGGCGAGGTATTCGAAACTTTCATTTCCCGCCCCGCACTCCGGGACGCCCGGTACCGCATTACCCGGATCAGGGAACAGTCCCGGCATACCATGTCCACGGAGGAGGAACACCTGGCATCGGACCTGGGCGTGGACGGGATCGAGGCCTGGGGACGGCTATACGACAGGATCTCGGGCAAGCTGACTTTCGAGATGGCCTATCCCGACGGCCGGCGGGAGCAGGTGCCCATGTCGCAGCGCCGCGCCCTGATGGAACACCCGGACCGCCGCGTGCGCCGCGCCGCCTTCGAGGGGGGCAACGAAGCCTGGACGTCGATCGAGACCGTGCCGGCCGCCGCGTTGAACGCCATCGGAGGCACGCGGTTGACCCTGTACCGCCATCGCGGCATGGACCATATCCTGGACAAGGCCCTCTTCCAGGCGGCCATTTCTCGCGAGACGCTGGACGCCATGTTCGAAGCGGTGTTCGCGGAAATCGACGTAGCCCGCGATATCCTGGCGTACAAGGCGCACCTCATGGGCGGCGACACACTGGGTTGGTACGACCTCTCGGCGCCTTTGACGGTGGAGCACCAGTACGAACCTTCCTGGGAAGATGCGAGGGTATTGGTGCATCGGGCTTTCGCTGCCGGATATCCCGCACTGGCGGACTACACGAACGAGACCTTCGAGCAGAAGTGGATCGACTGGTCGCCCCGGCCGGGCAAGCGTCCCGGCGCTTTCTGCACGGGATCTCCCCTGACGAAAGAGTCCCGGGTCTACATGACCTATAACGACAGCATGGGTGACGTGTTGACCCTGGCCCACGAGTTGGGACACGCCTTTCACGGACATCTGATGCGGGGAGAACGCACGCTGAACCGCGCCTACCCCATGACCCTGGCCGAATCCGCTTCCACCTTCGGCGAGATGCTGCTCATGCGGGGCCTGCTGGAGGAACCGGGCGTAAGCGCCGAAACCAGGGCCTACCTGCTGAACCTGGAGGCCAGCGACGGCGCGACCTACCTGATGGACATCCCGGTGCGCTTCGAATTCGAAAAGGCCTTTCATGAAGAACGGGCGGACGGCGAAGTCGGCGTGAGCAGGCTTAAAGAGATGATGGTCGATACCCAGCGCCGCGTGCTCGGCGACGTGCTGGACCCCGAGGGCGGCGATCCCTATTTCTGGGCGTCCAAGCTCCATTTCTACATCACGGACACCACCTTCTACAATTTCCCCTATACCTTCGGGTACCTGCTCAGCCGGGGCCTGTTCGCGCAGTATGAGAAGGAAGGTCCGGATTTCCTGCCGAGATACGAGCAGTACCTCAAGCTGACCGGCAGCGATACGGCGGAAAACGTGGTGCGGAAGACCATAGGCATCGAACTCACGGAACCCGAGTTCTGGTCGGATGCCATACGGGGGTTGGAAGGCGTGCTGGATCAGTTGAAGGTAAGCGTGGCCGAGAGCCGGGCCGTGTTGAACTAG